TCTCGGACTGCGGTTCAACTCCGCCGACCGCGCAAAAGAGAGCGACCGCTCCGTCGAGTACGCGCAGAGAGCGCTCGACCTCCATGGTAAAATCCACGTGCCCCGGTGTGTCTATAATATTTATCTGATGGCCTTCCCACTCGCAGGAAGTGGCAGCGCTGGTTATGGTTATCCCGCGCTCTTTTTCCTGTTCCATCCAGTCCATGGTCGCGGCGCCGTCATGAACCTCTCCCATCCGGTGAAGCCTACCGGTGTAGAAG
This is a stretch of genomic DNA from Candidatus Neomarinimicrobiota bacterium. It encodes these proteins:
- a CDS encoding GTP-binding protein; protein product: MSEEKNLNNVRNIGIMAHIDAGKTTTTERILFYTGRLHRMGEVHDGAATMDWMEQEKERGITITSAATSCEWEGHQINIIDTPGHVDFTMEVERSLRVLDGAVALFCAVGGVEPQSE